From the Nitrospirota bacterium genome, one window contains:
- a CDS encoding heterodisulfide reductase subunit E, with amino-acid sequence WESPYPLTDPLKMLGNFSGILLLLGITLVVTNRFKNKEKADIGSYFDWLFITVVAVVAVTGMLSQFLRLADISVLAYPVYFTHLVSVFFLFLYAPYSKFAHLAYRTTAMVYAKHSDREVEVQSK; translated from the coding sequence TGGGAATCACCTTATCCCCTGACAGACCCATTGAAGATGCTGGGCAATTTCAGTGGGATATTGCTTCTTCTCGGTATTACTCTTGTTGTTACGAATAGGTTTAAGAACAAAGAAAAGGCAGATATTGGAAGTTACTTTGACTGGCTTTTCATAACCGTTGTAGCTGTGGTGGCTGTAACAGGAATGCTTTCCCAGTTCTTGAGATTGGCTGATATTTCAGTCTTAGCATATCCTGTTTATTTCACACATCTTGTATCTGTTTTCTTTCTTTTTCTCTATGCTCCATATTCTAAATTTGCCCATCTCGCTTACAGGACGACAGCGATGGTTTATGCAAAGCATTCGGATAGAGAGGTAGAAGTTCAATCTAAATAA
- a CDS encoding YkgJ family cysteine cluster protein: MKMFDMGAVEPTKLTLNSKFKFSCYKKIECFTRCCGSTDILLTPYDILRMKKRLEISSEEFLKKYTYIYIDESSSHPHAMLKMIDDKERRCPFVSPEGCTIYTDRPANCRYYPIGQAVMRSQSDKGIVNEEFYFFIRDPNCLGYQEDREWTIETWRIDQRVDLYDDMNWEWKEIQLRRNVHGHSLDDKKQKMFYMASYDLDKFKRYVLESRLLDLFDIDKEEVEKIKTDEIALMKFGFKYLKYILMLEETLKVKYKEVNRWQNK; encoded by the coding sequence ATGAAGATGTTTGATATGGGTGCAGTAGAGCCGACTAAACTTACCCTTAACAGTAAATTTAAATTTAGCTGCTATAAAAAGATAGAATGTTTTACGAGATGCTGTGGCAGTACTGATATACTCCTTACCCCTTACGACATCCTGAGGATGAAAAAGAGGTTAGAAATTTCCTCAGAAGAGTTTCTTAAGAAATACACTTACATTTATATCGATGAAAGCTCATCGCATCCCCACGCGATGCTCAAAATGATAGATGATAAAGAGAGGAGATGCCCTTTTGTTTCGCCAGAAGGCTGCACCATTTATACAGACAGACCTGCAAATTGCCGCTATTATCCCATCGGTCAGGCAGTTATGAGGAGCCAATCAGATAAAGGGATAGTGAATGAGGAATTCTACTTCTTTATCAGGGATCCAAATTGCCTCGGTTATCAGGAAGACAGAGAGTGGACAATAGAGACTTGGAGGATTGACCAGCGAGTTGACCTTTATGATGACATGAACTGGGAGTGGAAGGAGATCCAGTTGAGAAGAAATGTCCACGGTCATAGCCTTGACGATAAAAAACAGAAAATGTTTTATATGGCAAGTTATGACCTGGACAAATTCAAGAGATATGTACTCGAAAGCAGGCTTCTCGATCTCTTTGATATTGATAAAGAGGAGGTAGAGAAGATAAAGACTGACGAGATCGCATTGATGAAGTTCGGCTTCAAATACTTGAAATATATTTTGATGCTTGAGGAAACATTGAAAGTAAAATATAAGGAGGTAAATAGATGGCAGAACAAGTGA
- the qmoC gene encoding quinone-interacting membrane-bound oxidoreductase complex subunit QmoC, with amino-acid sequence MAEQVIKSDLDFVKGVIASGGESLKKCYQCATCSVVCKVTPDNKPFPRKEMIYAQWGLKDRLINNPDIWLCHQCSDCTAYCPRGAKPGEVLGAIRKLSIQHYAFPQFLGKAVAEAKYLPLLFAVPIILFLAILASLGNLRIPEGEIVFAKFMPVLYIDAIFIPVASFAALAFAIGILRFWKDMNINPWRMKLKGALPPTIISTIGEILLHKRFNKCELTKARSSSHLYVFYGFVGLAITTTWAIYYLYGLNWESPYPLTDPLKMLGNFSGILLLLGITLVVTNRFKNKEKADI; translated from the coding sequence ATGGCAGAACAAGTGATTAAGTCAGATCTGGATTTTGTAAAAGGTGTTATTGCCTCAGGTGGTGAATCCCTCAAAAAGTGCTATCAGTGTGCAACTTGTTCGGTTGTCTGTAAGGTTACTCCCGACAACAAACCATTTCCGAGGAAGGAAATGATATATGCCCAGTGGGGATTGAAGGATAGGCTCATAAACAACCCTGATATCTGGCTCTGCCATCAATGTAGCGACTGCACAGCCTACTGTCCGAGAGGGGCAAAGCCAGGAGAGGTCTTAGGCGCTATAAGGAAATTAAGTATTCAACATTATGCCTTCCCTCAATTTCTTGGAAAAGCCGTTGCTGAAGCAAAATATCTCCCACTCCTTTTTGCAGTTCCTATTATCCTATTCCTTGCTATCTTAGCGTCCTTAGGTAACTTAAGGATTCCTGAAGGTGAGATCGTTTTCGCAAAGTTTATGCCCGTCCTGTATATCGATGCTATATTCATTCCTGTTGCCTCCTTCGCTGCACTTGCATTTGCCATCGGGATATTGAGATTCTGGAAAGATATGAACATAAATCCCTGGAGGATGAAGTTAAAGGGTGCCCTCCCGCCAACCATCATTTCAACGATTGGCGAGATATTATTGCATAAGAGATTTAATAAGTGTGAATTGACTAAAGCCAGATCCAGTTCGCATCTCTATGTGTTCTATGGGTTTGTAGGACTTGCTATTACAACAACATGGGCTATATATTACCTGTATGGATTGAATTGGGAATCACCTTATCCCCTGACAGACCCATTGAAGATGCTGGGCAATTTCAGTGGGATATTGCTTCTTCTCGGTATTACTCTTGTTGTTACGAATAGGTTTAAGAACAAAGAAAAGGCAGATATTG